AATTATTGATCAGAGCAGAAGTTTTGCAAGGTAAGGATTTAGATTttagaaaaacaagaaacatcAATGGCTTAAGCAAACAGATTTAATCTTAATCTGATATAGAGATTATTGACTAATGTGTATGCAGGTGTCAATGATGCAGTTCATTTCTACATTCCTCATGCatattatatcatgtttattgtggGAGTTGAATATATAACAAAGTGTAtacaagtatataaataatatcatgGTAGCTGCTTAAAGAGTCTCTTATCAGCCAAATTATCTATTAAATGTGATAGAAGTGCCATGTAAGCGAGAGGTTTAAcaagccataaaaccaggttcaactcagtttttttctttaaatgtccgGTTACAAATTGGAGATATGGCAGTGGTTATCTGATACTTCCATTTCTAtttatgttggcgtttgtttttgtttcgcTTCAGTGTTTcagttgttccgttgttttcctcttctAGATGGATTGTTTCCTTCaggtttagtttgtaacccgcaTTTGTTTTATCTGAATCGATTTATGAACAGGGGTtttctactgttgcctttaacgATATGCAAAAAATAAGCACTGTAAATAATAATACAGCCTTTTCcagtaaaatcagaaaaatcaaGAGGAACACGATGATTATTTTGCTGCTTTTATGTCAGttgttttatagatataattgtttaatgcATTATTATGGGTGAACTGTTGTGACTTTGCTCTTCAACTTGAATCAGTGGCGAGGTTGATACTTACTTTTACCTTTGGCCTTAAATTATAAGAACTGATTTCGTAGCATAGTATTGATGACAAATAAACTTTATATACCATGTACGCGAATATGTTAATCTGATGTGACAGTTATAATAAGTATGACCAaagttgaaataacataaactaaacattcgAGCGAAAAGAGTCATCACGAAAGGAATGGTGACAACCTAGCATATATATTGTGAATACAAAGACTTGTAATCTCCTTTAAATGTATTTGGTTTGTACCATCCATTGTAGAAAACAATACCATgcatgtcaggaatatggcagttttttttcaagatgtttgtttttatgtatgttagcgtttgtttttgttgcacttcagtgtttctgttgttccgttgttttcctcttatagactatagttgatgtgttttgtctcaatcgatttatgactttcgaacaaaGGTGAGGCCTTtatttgtagtatttgtatACGATACTTCAATGAAGCACAAATTAACTAGGCTGACGTGATGatgtttattaaacatttaatttatgtaCAGTCCAATGTTGCTAGATTTTCCCATTTGCTCTTAATATCTTTTCTTAAAgttcaaattgataaaatcatATCATAGTCCATCAAAGtacaaattattacaatttttagaaaatcaCATATCACCTATAAGATGACCGAATAGCACGTGGAGATAGATGATATCATACATATAAACAGAGCAGATAATTATATTTACCAGGATTAGATATAAATGTAATTCCTCTTACTTGTTTAACGTTACGGTCAGTGACAAATAGTTCATAGATATTCAGAACGATCAATGTTTAAGAAGCtctattcaatatatttttggtttgCTTAATCAATAAGCAAGCTTTTAATCTGTATTCTATAAACTtgctacatttgaaataaaaaaaataaacattaaactaAATGGAAACAATGATTCCATATTGCATTAGTATTTCACATGTTTTGCTTCCTTTAATATATCAAACAtactgatatttaaaaaaaaatctacagcTGTCATGACTGTCTGCATTTAATTCATAGACATTCGATATCTTATAACTTTTGCCACATTTTTAATACTGTAACTCCAATATAGCGTGTATAATATCTCGGAagataattgtttgttttaatttaatttaattgtttccaaaaaaatattttttgtttttgtttcagatCCTTCTGAAAGCAAGCCAATAGATTATCTTAGTAGTCAAAGTTCTAACACAACAGCGCAGAATGATATTGATCCAGGAGGAGGTTGTCGTACATGTAATTTTGATACGTCTCTTGGGGCTGCATACTGTGTCTCACATTACATAAGTTTAGTTATAGCTATGATCTTCTTTATAGAGGTAAGAATGGTTACTACAAATACAATGCATGCACCATCTTCATTATTATATCAAGTCATTATCAGTTGGAACtgatttaaattctaaatacCACAAGCCAACACAACTAAGGTTATACGGGCTGTAGTGGTACCATCCACATTTTACTAGCTTATACAGATTGTTTGATTGATTCTTGGTTGCTTCAAGTTAACGtaaagtggcaaatatttcatgcatgtacAGGACGAAGCTTATGAAGAGCAGCGGTCAAGTGAATGATATAcctgtatatagatatatatgaatatcaTGTGTTAGgtcaattttgattaatttttatttctggCTACTTAAGTTCGGTAAACacggaaatgtggtatgattgtcaatgagaaagTTATCCACCATCGACCGTcaaaatgacgtagatgtttaaacttatcggtcgtcccactgtctatatcactctgttcagctcttaatattattccgtatcatgtctttgtgacgtcaaatacgttgacccggtcttaataactttgacccggacttatcagcgacgtcataatgtttgaaccgacgttaataactttgaccccaacttatcaagtcatcttttgagtgctggtgaaacaaagaaaacacttccgaaacacacaaatatagcccgataaatcgattatcagattatctgcatattgatattgtaaaatatcagctgcttgacataatatgaaggctttttgatctcgttcgctacgctcactcgacaaaaagcttcatattatgtctcgcagctgatattttacgatatcaacatgcagataacctgataatcggtacatatttttcaaaacattttaaaacatttttgttttttatatgacaaTTTAGAGCATAAGAGATGTTTTCCCCCAATTCGATTACCTAATggcattttttcttctttttttcagttattATTCCGATTTGTAACCGGCTGTTCAAAAATGTGTAAAGATGTAATACAGGTAATCTAAAGTATATTTATTAACcttattttgttaatatagCACGAAAATGTTCCTTTCGGTTCAATGCAGAGACCTCTCTATTTTAACAAACTTGATCATGACAATTGAAATAGTATCAAATATCACACTCTTACTATACtatacaagtgtggacacagatcagttTTGGTTGGAATTTTCAATTTACGTTTAAAATATGTTCGACATTATTATCATCACCGCGAATTTTTCCTCACCGAATTTATGTATTGTTACTTTACCATATAAATGTCactcttataaaaaaaattatatctatCGCAACTCGTGTGCTCGTCTTTATAAGGATAACAAAATCCGAGATCTACATTTAATTATACGAAAAAAACCACTAATGCACTGAACCCGTGATCTTTAAGAAATGTTATTTCCACAAGCTGCTAACTTCCTTTACTGTTTATGAAATTGctgtatgaatatttatatgGTTATTGATATACATATAGAGGGTATATAAGACGGCATGAGTTCATATCTTGCTAAGTATTTTCAAGTTTCATCGCACTTTCAGTAACAGCGAACAATCTTTGTAAcgatattatattttaaaacctgCATTATGTGGTTGTGGTTGTGATTATCTGATATATATACCGTTATTTCAGAGTTCCGTGCTTCTCCCGTGCGATTTCTTATATGTATTCTATAAGAGCCTTTTGTTAGTAAATTCGTCGAAATTTAATGAGAGAGGGATGCAATCTAAAGAAAGAAGAGCAATTCTAGCCCCACCACATATTCATATGCCTGACCATGCTGCAGGGTCAGAAGCATCGTTATGGACGATCTGTCTTAATGACATGTACGTGAAACCTAAAGATCTTATCATCTTTTATTTCAGCTGATAGACAGTTTTACAGTATTTAACCTTGCTGCTATTGAGGTGCTGTTCACAATATTTTGGGAGAAAACTTTGTGCTTTCATATAGCTATAGAAGCCATTACTTTTATAGTAGCACTAAGGTTGTTGCGAATACCAAAAGCCTGCAATGGTAGGTATACCTTTTATTCTAATGCAATAAGTTTGTAACGGCAATTTTCATTGgacgttgacaaatattttgaggggttatattccacgttctaccagtccgtaactaagaaagccaccattttgaattccgATATTTTTTGGGTATGTAATTTCCTcgtaatttctcaaaaaataaacaagatagtCACATTCTGAGCcttaaaatcttctttttgtctatattGAAACCATTCTGAAGCGTACGCAAGGTAGAAATACGTTTCGTATTCATGTTAGACAACCAGAGCAtacatatgacgtcacattgtttAAATGCTAAAGACGATGCAACAGTTTCGCGGAGTTTTTCATTTATGGCATTTTCAAgccaaatatttattaaatgaagtGTATGTTAATATGtggcattagaatggagataactgtattgtattttaagcttggccttcgtaaaacttgattttactgtcgcaaatatccgtttacctatctccgctccgcgtcgctaggtaaactcaatttgcgacagtaaaatcgacgttttacgaaggccaagcttaaaatacaatacagttatctcctaattttTGACTATCAGACATTTTAGGAAAATTTGAAATACCACGTTGCGCTCAGATATAAATTAAGTAACCAATAAATGATATGATTGACTTTCAATAATAAATGaagatgaaaataaatgcaaatatgtcaaaatttgataagctaaacaatttgtttatctAGAAATTAATGCGAACTTTCATGTTTGCGAATCCTTGATCATTGCTAATATAcgaaattacataaaaaaaatgatgaaagtAAAACGATCCCTAAATTTTGAAtgcatgttttattattgtgGCTGAACCTGATGCTGacgtattttattaaaacattgcaACACTCTTTGAATTTAAAGTATTATACCATGctaatatttctaaattttcattCTAGTATTAAAAGAAGATTATTCTGAAAAGATGGATTTGGAAGTGCATTATTTAAGCAAGGCCAAATCTAAAGCAGAAGAACGTTCAAGAGAGCTTGCTAATACAGTACAGAAGCAACAGGTAACTATACAACCTATAGCATACGTTGTCAGTAATATCTGTACGCCACAAATTCATACACCTTGGAAATAAGGGGCAGGGTATGACAAAATATTAGACTTGCATTGATCTGCTCTTTACtatgtatgaaaaaataaaaaccataaaCCCACAAatgaaagaatattttttatttacaaaagtaaaataaatggATGAATTTATCTTAAGGTATTCTAATTTCTCAATATACAGAACAAGtggctttctttaaaaaaaagaagagcaATACGTGAACCTAAGACCATGACTTGTCACTGAAAGATTGTTGTTGAATTTTTGTTTGCGTTTGAGCTAAAATAATTTACTGTAAATCGAATGAGACAATGATAATGTTAAACTTCCTTTATTAAAGCTATGTCCTTGTGTGCACATACTTGCACAAGTTAGTTGAAAGTAATGTTAAATAGatattaatagaaaaaagtaaatttatagATACTATTATTTGAATACGGTATATGCATTTTAAAGCTCGATTATTGTTTAAATCTCTTTTGAatgtaccccccccccccaatcttCTTGCAAATCCCAGTGTCTGTAAACCGGATGTCGGATGCAAATTGCACAAACCAATCGCAATATAAATTTCAGCAGTTATTTTGCTGAATATAATCCAGATGCATTTATTTCACCtattatatctttatatctAAATTTGTTTTCTGCATGGACGTCCTCAATTAATAAAGCTGTCTATCTGTGTTATTTCCTTCTTTTGGTCTAAACCGATTAGAACAACAAGGCGATTATTTTACTTTACTGAATTAAATGTAAATGCACCTtggactttttttcacaatttgattttttttcttaagcaGTAAGATCATAAAACTTCATAATATGTGTTTCTGGTTTCTGGTTAAATGTGGGAAACTGTATTAAATTAATCTGTATTGCAAAATTAGACCTATAAGAGTCAAGCAATACAATCAAACAATAATTCTatacaatacaatgcaatacaatgaaatacaatgtaatacagtgcaatacaatataatacaatacaatatatagaataatagaaCATTAGAgttcaattataaatgtatgtaaaaaacacCATCATAACCTTGTCTGACACGGGTCTGACTCCCTCAGTTCTAAAGACTGTTTAATGAAGACTCCAACATGACAAACAAGTTCAGGGATGGGGTTTAGAATGTGTTTAAGTTTATAGAATGCATCAAGATGTTGAAATAGTGGTACATAGTCTTTTAGATAAGCAAAAAGAAgagcaattgaaaaaaaatgtattttacagaAATCACATAAAACTACTATTATTTTCACTTCCTTATTCAAAtagtatattgtataaacttgTTTAGATTTATATTAATTGTGGCTAAGTTGTGCATAAGTTCAAAACTGAAATACTGTAACGAAATTTAGAATAAATTATAAGCCAAATGTTATGGATGAGACAGGTCTCTGAGATTGTTcttttcggtttttttttaccagTTTTAAAAGTCCCTTGAGGTATTCTTTAactgtgtttatatttttattctgtcTCCATTTTAATAGACTGAAATAGAGACACTGCGGAAACAGTTAGGGTCAGGATCTCTGtatgaaaatgatattataGTACACACACGAGGGACAGATGATCTAGGTGAGTATATAATAACATTGATGACCACGTGATGTATATGTTTCAATTGTCAAAGCTACAACCCTGTTCTCAATTGTAACATTATGGAATGTGACTTGTCACAAATATTGACTTGTCATAAACACTTGACTTGATGGGTGCCAATATAGTGGATCAGGCTCTATTTACACTTTTTTGGCCACATATGATTATTGAACAAAGCATTTGACGTCTACACTTTAAATTTCTTCATTCATTAGGAAACAAATCGGTACAGCATAGTCCTTCCCGATATTTTTTCTTCCgatttatatgaaaattgttaatatGAAAAGCATATGGCCCGCTATAACGACGTTATCCATCGAATCGAATGCATGGTATGTTTTGCTTATTTAATAGTTTGTAACTTTGACTTAATATGTTTCATTAGAAAGAAGTGATTGCAAAGTCATGTGACTtcatattattgttattttttacagaCTCCTCCACTATAAGTAATGGTCATGTTCCTAGTGAAGCATCAGTGACCCATAGTGGACACAGTGGACTATCTCCTAAATTTGTTTCAACCATCAAAACTGACAGTCATATTGTTTCTATGACAACCCCACCTGTTCCAAATCGTGAAAGTAAAGACAGCAATGTATCTTATGCAGTCATAGAAAATAACTCAAACAGGCAAAGAAGGCATGAATCCGGTGAAAATaaagcaatttataaaaatgtttgtcaTGTTAAAAGTCCTTCACAAGAAGTTAAACGGACAAGTAGTGAGGTTGGCTCAAGGATTACTTTCGAAAGTGATATCGACACTAAAAACCTTATTCATAGATCTAAAAGtacaaaaagttcaaaaggaGAGGCCATTAGAAGGGCTATTGCAATGctagaaaataacaaatcacCAATTGAGACAAACCCAGGTGGACCAAGCGTGTCTCGCACTCCATCAAATAAACTCAGTGATCTAGACAATACAAAACTACAAggtaaattataaatgtttcttCAAAATCAGTATGATTTTGCGTATGAGTGTATTCGACCAATGGTTGATGTTTTCGTTGttggtttaaatataaaagtgtACGTCAAAAcgttttactttcaatttataggcatacagaaattaacatcaaTTCAAAAAATCAAGGCAAAAGTTGCTGGTTATCGGTAAATTTGAgaattaatattatatattatgttcAAATCAGTAAATTGATTAATCtatcaatgaataaaaaaaatctttaattattCAGTGTGTTTTGTACTTACAGAAAATGATTCCGGCTGTGTGAATGGTTCATTCGAGAGTGATGAAGAAGTGGTGAAGAGAAATCTCCCAGTGATGGCAGAATACCAGGGAACCCGAACATACAGAAGTGCTGTAAGTTTGTTGTCATTGTACAGTGACTAGGCCCTGTACAACGAAGCGTTGTTTCAGTTACCTATTGGACACTCCCCTTAACCTAGGGTAATTGTGAAAAAGCACTCACAAAGATTTCGGTCACTTCATATGGCTACCACTTGTCTTATATCAATTAATTTACTATGGAACTGGCTTgattgaacatatacatttgaaAGAAATTATGCAAGTGTTTTAATATTGAGGTTGCAACTCCCTCATACTTTAGGCGGATTGTGAtagtggtgtgagtgccaatgagacaactctccatccaaataacaatggAGCATGGAAGTAGTATGTTAATAGTATACTTCCGTGATAGGAGCAAACAATGAAATATCATTAAAGAGTATCTATAAACacactcatcaaagataccaggactaaattttgtatatactccagacgcgcgtttccgGTCTACAAaagtcatcagtgacgctcgaatccaaaaaagttaaaaggccaaataaaagtacgaagttgaagagcattgaggaccaaaattcctaaatattttgccaaataaagctaagataatctatgcctgaggtagaaaagcgttagtatttcaaaaattcaaaaatttgtaaatagtttatttataaatataaccatatcaatgataattcatgtcagcacaaaagtgctgactacagggcttgtgataccctcggggaaataaatctccaccagcagtggcttCGACCCAATGCTAACAGCATGTACGTAAGATGTTATTTAATAGTCTAGCAACGAAAATTGATACTGACtagaataaataaatccacaatACATGGTCTACGTAAAGATTCTAAATTGTACATGTTAATGCTTTCATTACCTTTTACCAATGCTTACgcaagatttgtttttgtattttaggAGGGTGTTCCATTGACAGATCTGTAgttaaaaaatgataaaggaGTATGGAATTTACATATGGACAGATAGATAGCTGTACACATACTCTACAACATCTTTCATCACCGGTCTTTCCTTTCATTTATTGAATGTTTTATCCATTGACTTTTTCGTATtgctctttttttaattgtttcttttaatgAAACGTCCAAGCTGTTTTAAATGTTGCATTTTATAATGCACAAGAATAACAATGTCATTATGTGACTAAATGTCAAAATTAACATATACTAAGTCTGATAGTGAAATGTGATGGTCTTTTCAGTTTGAACAGTGATATGGATACAATATTCCAATACATCTCGCAGCAATCTTGTCGTTTGAAACTTAATAAGACATAGCATGTGCATTTCAATCATTCATACTATAAATTGTAttatcattgttatatttttcattttcaatgcatttattttttataacaaagcataattctactgctttaaatattatataattgatttaaatgtgTTATAGATAAATAATCAAACGACCTCGAGAATTccaatatgaatattttattaacatgacatatattgatatacaattaatatttttttatttacatatatcacCCTCCCCTCAAATCAAGCTTAATTCTATCATTCATGCAGTCAATTAAACTATTgtattcaaaatcaatttctGGATAACTAACGAGAAAGCCTTctaaatggttaaaaaatattttaagtttcaggtctttataattaaaatacaaagtaaGGAACATAGGTATACTTCTACTGCTGCTGTTTTCTAGCAACGCCCTGGTCTGTCTCAACTGGCAATAgtcctttgttttattatattttattgttgaaattattgttaaaaaatgttttattataagtaAGTTATAATAGTAAGTATCttagattttatatataaaaatttgaagaaatgtgttcgtgtgtgtgtggtttttactttttaacagtttatgaAACTAAACCGTTATGAAGCAGACAAGTAAAATCAAGGATCCTCCTAGCTGACATGATCCCTTTTCATGCAataaaaggcaacagtagtatacagctgtttaaaactcataaatcagtttagagaaaaataaatccGGGTTATAAACGAAGCCGAGTGAAACTTATCAACTGTAAGAGGAACAACGGAGCAACCAAAAAAatactgaagtgcaacaaaaaaaaccatagacTTTTGATTCCTTTTAGTTACAGAACATTTTAAGGATTAATGACAGGTTTTATGCCCAGCCAAACCTCTTGCTTATATGGTAATGTTAAAACACAAGTGTGCTCAGAACAAGGAAACTTGGCAGCTACCTATATCGATCTATATCCttataaaacagacaaatagaaatcaatgcaataaaatgtaatgaTTGAAAATACTcccaaaaaaaccaacataaaacAACTGctaatcaatcaaaattatctaatttttgttttgttttcttaatacCTTGTACTAGTCATGCAACGAAAAGTAAACATCAGTATGTCAAAGACGTCAGTAAGGTAGACCGACAAAATCTTGTACAACCAACAAACTTAAAAagacatttcttcttttattaaTACGGAAGTAGGGAAACAAAGGCCAAATGACAATCAAGACCCTTCTAAAACACAGGACACTTAAAACACTGAAGCAAGATAAATCACCAGAAGTGCGCATGTAAGACTTAGGAAATCCTAGTTCGATAAAGTAAGATTAACTAACAAAAGTGATTATTACATGTCATACGCATGTAATAAC
Above is a window of Mytilus trossulus isolate FHL-02 chromosome 4, PNRI_Mtr1.1.1.hap1, whole genome shotgun sequence DNA encoding:
- the LOC134715776 gene encoding uncharacterized protein LOC134715776 isoform X2, with the protein product MKADGFHTNRFQTYRCCRSLKTFIRGLCVECTIIALTVVDIFFITVELLIRAEVLQDPSESKPIDYLSSQSSNTTAQNDIDPGGGCRTCNFDTSLGAAYCVSHYISLVIAMIFFIELLFRFVTGCSKMCKDVIQLIDSFTVFNLAAIEVLFTIFWEKTLCFHIAIEAITFIVALRLLRIPKACNVLKEDYSEKMDLEVHYLSKAKSKAEERSRELANTVQKQQTEIETLRKQLGSGSLYENDIIVHTRGTDDLDSSTISNGHVPSEASVTHSGHSGLSPKFVSTIKTDSHIVSMTTPPVPNRESKDSNVSYAVIENNSNRQRRHESGENKAIYKNVCHVKSPSQEVKRTSSEVGSRITFESDIDTKNLIHRSKSTKSSKGEAIRRAIAMLENNKSPIETNPGGPSVSRTPSNKLSDLDNTKLQENDSGCVNGSFESDEEVVKRNLPVMAEYQGTRTYRSAEGVPLTDL
- the LOC134715776 gene encoding uncharacterized protein LOC134715776 isoform X3, which encodes MAKQDRCCRSLKTFIRGLCVECTIIALTVVDIFFITVELLIRAEVLQDPSESKPIDYLSSQSSNTTAQNDIDPGGGCRTCNFDTSLGAAYCVSHYISLVIAMIFFIELLFRFVTGCSKMCKDVIQLIDSFTVFNLAAIEVLFTIFWEKTLCFHIAIEAITFIVALRLLRIPKACNVLKEDYSEKMDLEVHYLSKAKSKAEERSRELANTVQKQQTEIETLRKQLGSGSLYENDIIVHTRGTDDLDSSTISNGHVPSEASVTHSGHSGLSPKFVSTIKTDSHIVSMTTPPVPNRESKDSNVSYAVIENNSNRQRRHESGENKAIYKNVCHVKSPSQEVKRTSSEVGSRITFESDIDTKNLIHRSKSTKSSKGEAIRRAIAMLENNKSPIETNPGGPSVSRTPSNKLSDLDNTKLQENDSGCVNGSFESDEEVVKRNLPVMAEYQGTRTYRSAEGVPLTDL
- the LOC134715776 gene encoding uncharacterized protein LOC134715776 isoform X1, encoding MAKQDRVSNDIPTSGSDLQEKIIYLFIDETIQRCCRSLKTFIRGLCVECTIIALTVVDIFFITVELLIRAEVLQDPSESKPIDYLSSQSSNTTAQNDIDPGGGCRTCNFDTSLGAAYCVSHYISLVIAMIFFIELLFRFVTGCSKMCKDVIQLIDSFTVFNLAAIEVLFTIFWEKTLCFHIAIEAITFIVALRLLRIPKACNVLKEDYSEKMDLEVHYLSKAKSKAEERSRELANTVQKQQTEIETLRKQLGSGSLYENDIIVHTRGTDDLDSSTISNGHVPSEASVTHSGHSGLSPKFVSTIKTDSHIVSMTTPPVPNRESKDSNVSYAVIENNSNRQRRHESGENKAIYKNVCHVKSPSQEVKRTSSEVGSRITFESDIDTKNLIHRSKSTKSSKGEAIRRAIAMLENNKSPIETNPGGPSVSRTPSNKLSDLDNTKLQENDSGCVNGSFESDEEVVKRNLPVMAEYQGTRTYRSAEGVPLTDL